The Desulfotignum phosphitoxidans DSM 13687 genomic sequence GATGATGAAGAGTCCGGATGGCCGGGTTCTGGGTGCAGCGTTTCAGTCTGATTCCGAATACGGGGTGATTGTGAACGACACCCCATGGGAAGACCGGTATGAAAATCTGACGGGTGCGGTCATGGCTGCGGACGGCACATCTGCGGCCGTGGTTCAGGTGGTACCCATGCCGGGGGCGGATGTGGAGGCCTTTAAAAAAGGCGTTTTCAGTGTGGCCTGCAATGGTATCCCAAAAGACCGCCGGTTTTTGAATATCTGGGATATCAGCTTTGATGCCGCCGGCAGACAGATGGGATATGGGGTCCGCACGGACCGGGAATCATATGGCATTGTCCAGAATGATACCTTGTGGGAAAACCGGTTTGAATCGGTGTGGAAACCGGAATTTCTGGATGAGAATTCATTGCTGGCCCCGGTTCGCATCAACGGGAAATGGCAGTTGTATAAAAACGATGCCCCGTTCTGGCAAGATCAATATGATCAGCTCTGGCATCTGACCCTGTCTCCCAATGGCAAAGATGTGGCCGCCATTGTCTCCGCTCCTTACGGCCGCTGGCGTGTGGCTGTCAACGATACCGTGTGGCCTGTGACCTGGGATACGATGATATCGGATATTTACTTTTCCCAAGACGGGTCCAGCCTGGCAGCGGTATACAAGCACAAAGAGGTCTGGGATCTGGCTGTCAATCAGACCCCCTGGCAGATGGCGGCGGATATGGTGTTTGTTCCCTGCTTGAGTCCGGACGGCAGTGTCGTGGCGGTGGTCATTCAGAAAAAAGGTCAGTACCAGCTGGTGGTCAACAAAAAAACAGTGGCGTCCGGATTCAGTTTT encodes the following:
- the tmcD gene encoding electron transfer complex subunit TmcD, which gives rise to MNEKTSWDWETELKEIPFDEWKTRYNWVQAPQVSQNGESIAAVVNLDEMVFSVCVNGEVWEEEYEKIWSLTSVSDSGFAAFVARDEEWTLSVNGQEWTHWCDFIWQMMKSPDGRVLGAAFQSDSEYGVIVNDTPWEDRYENLTGAVMAADGTSAAVVQVVPMPGADVEAFKKGVFSVACNGIPKDRRFLNIWDISFDAAGRQMGYGVRTDRESYGIVQNDTLWENRFESVWKPEFLDENSLLAPVRINGKWQLYKNDAPFWQDQYDQLWHLTLSPNGKDVAAIVSAPYGRWRVAVNDTVWPVTWDTMISDIYFSQDGSSLAAVYKHKEVWDLAVNQTPWQMAADMVFVPCLSPDGSVVAVVIQKKGQYQLVVNKKTVASGFSFMADPVISADGSKVLLKGIENGIYRRRIIRV